The Sandaracinus amylolyticus genomic interval GTCGAGCACGTCGAACGCGAGATCCAACGCGAGCGGAGGACGCGCGTCGCTCACCGCGACCACCGTGCTCACCCCGCCGCGCGCGAGGTCCACGCGCGCGATCACGTTCGCGGGCGTGCGCACGTCGTCGATCCACGCCGGTCCTCGCGGTCGCAGACCGATCACGAGCGCCGCCGTGCCGCCCGCGAGCGCGCGCAGCTCGGTGCGCCGCGGCCAGAGCTCGCTGCACCCGAGCGGCAGCGTCACGTCGTCGATCGCGCCGCTCGCGAGGTCGACGCCGCGCAGCCGCGCGTGGGTCGCGTCGCCCGACTGATCGCAGTCGAGCACCAGCGCGCGCGCCCCGTCGTCGCTCAGCCGCGCGATGGTCTCGCCCCACCAGCCCTCGCGCGTGTCGGCACCGCTCGCGATCGTGCGCACCGTCGCGCCCGTCGCGAGCTCGCGCACGATCACCTCGCGCGTCTCCGGATCGACGATGACCGATCGCGCCCACGCGGCATCGATCGGCGGTGAGCTCGTCGTCGCGATCTGCGCGCCGTCGCGCATCCGCACCACGTCGCCGCCGAAGCCACTGCCGCGCATCAGCAGCGCGTCACCCGGCGCGACCTCGAGCGAGACGGGATGGAAGCTGCCGTGGAGCCCGGGATCCTCGCTCACCCACGCCACGTCGAGCGAGCTCGGCGCGCACGCGAGATCGAGCGAGACGGCGGGCGCGGGGAGGGGCGCGGGATCGGCGGTCCCGCTCGAGTAACAGCCGGTCAGCGAGAGCAGCAGCGAAGTGAAGAGCAGGGGCCTGTGCATCGAGTCGGACCTCCTTCGTCGCTGGTCAGACTGCCGATTGCCGTCCCATAGCGCTCATACCGATTCCTCATCGGAGCCATAGTCGGAAGCTATGTACGCCAGTGCGACACCCATCGATGCGTGACGTCTTGATCTCGCGTGAGAACGACGGGAGGATTCGCGCATGCCGCGCCGCAGTTCCACCGCTGTATCCGCTTTACTTCTGCTGCTCGCGACCGCGTGCGCCTCGGATCCCGGCACCCTCGCCGTGGACGCCGGCCCAGGCTATCGGCGCGACGGATCGCCGGGGCCCTCGTTCCGCCCGCCCTGCGGCGGTGACGGCGGGACGAGCGGTGACGCGTCGTGCGGCGACGGCGAAGTGCCGATGCCCGAGGAGGACGCCGGACCGCCGCCTCCGCCTTGCAACGAGATCACGTTCACGCTGCGGCGCCCGGGCGCGAGCAGCGTCTGGGTGAGCGGCAGCTTCCTCGCCGACGCGAGCAGCGTCTGGCCGGGCACGCCCGAAGCGGGCGCGCTCGAGATGGTCGACGACGGCAGTGGCAACTGGAGCGTGACCCACCTCGTCGAGCCGGTCGGTCGTCATCTCTACAAGTTCATCGTCGACGGCACGACCTGGATCGCCGATCCCGGGAACGACCAGCGCGAGTGGGACACGATCACGGGCGGCGGGTGCCAGCCCGACGGCGCCGGCTGCAACAGCGTCCTCTCGGTGTGCGACGTGGTGCCGACCGGTCCCGTCGAGGGTCGCGTCGGTGATCTCGAGTACCGCGTCGAGCGGGAGAGCGACGGATACGACGTCACGATCCGCTACGTCGGCAGCGGCACGCTCGATCTCGCAGGGAGCACCACGCGCCTCAACGGCGAGGACGTCGATCTGAGCTCGGTCTACGACGCGTCGACGCGCACGTTCACGATCTCGCGCACCGGCCTCGCGCCCAACAAGTACAGCTACCTGCTGCGCCTGCGCACGACGGGCGGGGCGAACCTCACGCCGCTCTTCCTGCCGATCTGGATCGGTGACGACTACCGCTATGGCGGCTTCTCGTGGACCGACGGCATCGTCTACCAGATCTTCACCGACCGCTTCGCGAACGGCGATCCGAGCAACGACATCGACAACGGCGAGGGCACGCTCGCGCAGGTCACCGATCGTCGCAGCCAGTGGCAGGGCGGAGACTTCGCGGGGATCACCCAGCAGATCCGCGACGGCTACTTCGAGGAGATGGGCATCAACGCGCTGTGGATCAGCTCGCCGATCCTCAACTCGCACGGCTCGCAGCCGGCCGTCGATCCCGGGGATACGCGCCGGTTCTCGAGCTACCACTCGTACCACCCGATCGCGACGGGCCACACGCACCTCGACGACTACGGCTATCCGAACCCGATCGAGCCCGCGTTCGGCACGCCCGAAGAGCTGCACGAGCTCGTCAACGAAGCGCACGCGCGAGGCATCCGCGTGATCCCCGACTTCGTGGCGAACCACGTGCAGATCGAGGCGAACATCTACGACCGGCACCCCGAGTGGTTCTTCGACTACGAGATGTGCCACGACAACTGGGACCGCCTTCGCGTCGAGTGCTGGTTCACCTCGCTGATGCCCGACGTCGACTACGGCGGGAACCCCGCGGCCGTCGACGCGGTGGTCGCGCACGCGATCTGGATGATCCAGGAGTTCGACTTCGACGGCTTCCGCGCCGACGCCCTGAAGCACATGGACGACGTGTTCACGCGCGAGCTGCGCGCCGCGATCGTCGAGCAGGTCGAGACGACGGTGCACGATCACGCGCGCCCGTTCGAGCCCGCGTCGTTCTACATGGTCGGCGAGTCGCTCGGCGGATGGGCGCGTTACCACGTCCGCGAGGACATGGTGCAGGGCCAGGTCGACGAGGGGTATTACAACCGCGCGAAGGCATCGCTGCTGACGTTCAGCGACAGCCTCTCGAGCCTCGCGGGCTTCGCGATCGGCAACGACACCGCGTATCGCTCGCCGCAGAGCACGATGGGCGGGGTCGGCGGCTACCCCGGCGCGGTCATGGGCAACTTCTTCGGGAACCACGACCAGTGGCGCGCGCTGACCGAAGCGGGCGGCGCGACGGCCCAGGGATATGCGCGGCTGCGGCTCGCGCAGACGTTCCTCTTCACGTCGCCGTACAACGTCCCGATGCTCTACCAGGGCGACGACATCGGCACGCTCGGCGGGCAGGATCCCGACAACCGCGCGTTCATGCGCTTCACCGGCCTGAGCACGGAGGAGCAGCGCTCGCTGCTGAACGCGCAGCGCGCGGGCCGCGCGCGCGCCGAGCACGAGGCGCTGCGTCGTGGTCGCCGCGAGAGCGTGCTCGTCGAGACGGACTTCTGGGCGTACCGGGTGAGCCACCCGGGCGCCGAGGACGTGTACGTCGTGCTCAACCGCGGCGGCGGGCGCTCGTGGTCCCCGCCGGTGAGCGGCTACGTCGACGCGCTCGGCAACTGCACCGGCGGCAACGTGCCGGCGCTGTCGAGCTGCATCTACGTGCCCGACTGAGCGAGGAGACCAGGACCGATCGGAACACCACGTCGAAGAGCGTTCCGTTCCTCTCTGCTCGAGCGCACCGCGCTGGAGACGAATGGAGAACGGACACATCTCGCGCCCCGAGCCGACACTCGCGCCGAGCCCCGTGTCCTCCTGCGCTCCTCAAAATCTCTGCCTCTTCCGACTCCTGCTCTCCTGAGAGGCATCCCGATTGCTCGGCCTCTCCTCATGGCGCGAAGGACGACCACGAGGCGCTGTTGGCCCGGATACGAGCCGGTGCCCGGCAAGCGCGCCGGCGAGAAGGGCAGCTGCCGCAAGAAGACCGCCTCGAAGCGCACCTCGAGCGAGCAGCGCTTCGTCGACGCGCGCGAGGAGCAGCTCGACCGATGGCAGGAGCGCCATCCCCGATCGCGT includes:
- a CDS encoding alpha-amylase family glycosyl hydrolase; its protein translation is MPRRSSTAVSALLLLLATACASDPGTLAVDAGPGYRRDGSPGPSFRPPCGGDGGTSGDASCGDGEVPMPEEDAGPPPPPCNEITFTLRRPGASSVWVSGSFLADASSVWPGTPEAGALEMVDDGSGNWSVTHLVEPVGRHLYKFIVDGTTWIADPGNDQREWDTITGGGCQPDGAGCNSVLSVCDVVPTGPVEGRVGDLEYRVERESDGYDVTIRYVGSGTLDLAGSTTRLNGEDVDLSSVYDASTRTFTISRTGLAPNKYSYLLRLRTTGGANLTPLFLPIWIGDDYRYGGFSWTDGIVYQIFTDRFANGDPSNDIDNGEGTLAQVTDRRSQWQGGDFAGITQQIRDGYFEEMGINALWISSPILNSHGSQPAVDPGDTRRFSSYHSYHPIATGHTHLDDYGYPNPIEPAFGTPEELHELVNEAHARGIRVIPDFVANHVQIEANIYDRHPEWFFDYEMCHDNWDRLRVECWFTSLMPDVDYGGNPAAVDAVVAHAIWMIQEFDFDGFRADALKHMDDVFTRELRAAIVEQVETTVHDHARPFEPASFYMVGESLGGWARYHVREDMVQGQVDEGYYNRAKASLLTFSDSLSSLAGFAIGNDTAYRSPQSTMGGVGGYPGAVMGNFFGNHDQWRALTEAGGATAQGYARLRLAQTFLFTSPYNVPMLYQGDDIGTLGGQDPDNRAFMRFTGLSTEEQRSLLNAQRAGRARAEHEALRRGRRESVLVETDFWAYRVSHPGAEDVYVVLNRGGGRSWSPPVSGYVDALGNCTGGNVPALSSCIYVPD